A single window of Persephonella sp. DNA harbors:
- a CDS encoding glycine--tRNA ligase subunit alpha — protein sequence MTFQDIIHTLEKFWTEHGCILWQPYDIEVGAGTMNPATFLRSLGPEDWNVCYVEPSRRPKDGRYGENPNRLQHYYQFQVILKPAPENPQELYLKSLEALGIDLTKHDVRFVEDDWESPTLGAWGLGWEVWLDGMEITQFTYFQQVGSLDLPVVSVEITYGLERIAMYLQNVDSVYDILWGQGLKYGDIYKEAERQWSIYNFELADVDMLFKTFDMYEKEGFKLIEHNLPIPAYDYALKCSHIFNLLDARGALSVNERARFITRVRNLARECAKAFVKHREELGYPLLKRSREV from the coding sequence ATAACTTTTCAGGATATTATACATACATTAGAGAAATTCTGGACTGAGCACGGATGTATTTTATGGCAACCTTATGATATAGAAGTTGGTGCAGGGACTATGAACCCTGCAACATTTTTAAGGTCATTAGGGCCAGAGGACTGGAATGTCTGTTATGTTGAACCATCCAGAAGGCCTAAAGATGGCAGATATGGAGAAAACCCTAATAGACTTCAGCATTACTATCAGTTTCAGGTTATCTTAAAGCCAGCTCCTGAAAATCCACAGGAACTATATCTAAAAAGCCTTGAAGCTCTTGGAATTGACCTTACCAAACATGATGTTCGTTTTGTTGAGGATGACTGGGAAAGTCCAACTCTTGGAGCATGGGGGCTTGGCTGGGAAGTGTGGCTTGATGGAATGGAAATAACCCAGTTTACCTATTTCCAGCAGGTAGGTAGTCTTGACCTTCCTGTTGTCAGTGTTGAAATAACCTATGGACTTGAAAGAATAGCAATGTATCTCCAGAATGTTGATAGTGTTTACGATATACTTTGGGGACAGGGTCTTAAATACGGTGATATTTATAAAGAAGCAGAACGACAATGGTCTATATACAATTTTGAGCTTGCAGATGTTGATATGCTATTTAAAACTTTTGATATGTATGAAAAAGAAGGCTTTAAGCTAATAGAACATAATCTTCCTATACCTGCATACGATTACGCCCTTAAATGCTCACATATATTTAACCTGTTAGATGCAAGAGGAGCTTTGTCTGTAAATGAAAGGGCAAGATTTATAACCCGTGTGAGAAATCTTGCAAGGGAATGTGCCAAAGCCTTTGTAAAGCACAGAGAAGAACTTGGTTATCCACTTTTAAAAAGGAGCAGGGAAGTATAA
- a CDS encoding PBP1A family penicillin-binding protein, protein MLFKILKYTLIFLVILFVAGAITAGSIIYIYSRNLPDIKQLENWKPSQVTQVYAADGSLLTEFYLQRRQYVTIDKIPDYVKKAFIATEDRTFYTNPGIDIWGILRAAFINITSGRIVAGGSTISQQLIKNLFLTPERSFRRKIKEMILAIKLNQTYPKDKILEMYLNQIYLGHGAYGVEAASQVYFGKHVWQLDICEAAVLAGLPKAPSKYDPYKNEKLAENRRNAVLQAMVEEGYLDIETAKKCSQQPIKLKTTEADEENIHDYFTETVRLWFINHFGSDALYKGGYKIYTTADPDLLRDMHFIVKDHLEELQYRVGFPKLTKEEIKFMTDKYNQQDIKSLDDLKTEGIYIGIIEKIKRHTIYFKLGDINGEVQFFGSLKKAKKGYPIYVRYIGNGQFEFVPYLETAAISVDPKTGAIRALVGGYDFEKSKFNRAVQAKRQPGSSFKPIVYTAAILNGYTEISIVKDEPVSIWDPQKGEEWTPRNYEKEYNGEVTVREALTRSLNAAAVNTLLEVGYNPVISLAYKMGIKTKLMKVPSLALGSIDVSPIEMATVYSTFANNGVRCNPYFIEKVVDSNGNVVYQHTSQCQKVIPEDENSIMVDLLQAVVQEGTGVRAKVLGFPVAGKTGTTNDYTDAWFAGFSTKLTTVVWVGYDYKKTIGRKMTGAKAALPIWIDIMATAHTDKEVPGFSHSPNTHYLPIDLSTRAIATENCPAEKILFIKGTEPMIDCEGNIIVGSQQNNNDNNFLYDIKGE, encoded by the coding sequence ATGTTGTTCAAAATTCTTAAATATACATTAATATTTCTGGTAATTTTATTTGTTGCAGGTGCTATCACCGCAGGTTCAATTATTTATATATACTCAAGAAATCTTCCGGATATAAAACAACTTGAGAACTGGAAGCCAAGTCAAGTAACACAAGTCTATGCAGCAGATGGTTCACTGCTCACAGAATTTTATCTCCAGAGAAGACAGTATGTAACAATTGATAAAATTCCGGATTATGTAAAAAAGGCTTTTATAGCAACAGAAGATAGGACTTTTTATACAAATCCGGGAATTGATATATGGGGAATTCTCAGGGCTGCATTTATAAATATCACTTCAGGAAGAATAGTTGCCGGTGGTAGCACAATTTCACAGCAGCTTATTAAAAATCTCTTTTTAACCCCTGAAAGAAGTTTCAGAAGGAAAATAAAAGAAATGATTCTCGCTATAAAACTAAATCAAACCTATCCAAAAGATAAAATCTTAGAAATGTATCTTAACCAGATATATCTGGGACATGGTGCCTATGGGGTTGAAGCTGCTTCTCAGGTGTATTTTGGAAAACATGTATGGCAGCTTGATATATGCGAAGCAGCAGTCTTAGCAGGTTTACCAAAAGCACCAAGTAAATATGACCCTTACAAAAACGAAAAATTAGCGGAAAATAGAAGAAATGCTGTCCTACAGGCAATGGTAGAAGAAGGTTATCTGGATATTGAAACTGCAAAGAAATGTTCCCAGCAGCCAATAAAACTAAAAACAACCGAAGCAGACGAGGAGAATATCCATGATTACTTTACTGAAACAGTTAGATTATGGTTTATAAATCATTTTGGTAGTGATGCCCTTTATAAAGGTGGATATAAGATTTACACAACAGCAGACCCAGACCTTCTTAGAGATATGCATTTTATAGTCAAAGATCACCTTGAAGAACTACAGTATCGTGTAGGTTTTCCAAAACTCACAAAAGAAGAAATTAAATTTATGACAGACAAATATAATCAGCAGGATATTAAATCATTAGATGATTTAAAGACAGAGGGAATATACATAGGAATAATTGAAAAAATTAAAAGACATACGATTTACTTTAAGCTTGGGGATATTAACGGAGAAGTCCAGTTTTTTGGTTCACTTAAAAAGGCCAAAAAAGGTTATCCTATTTATGTCAGATATATAGGTAATGGGCAGTTTGAATTTGTTCCGTATCTAGAAACAGCAGCAATATCCGTTGACCCTAAAACCGGAGCAATAAGGGCACTTGTAGGTGGATACGATTTTGAAAAATCTAAATTTAACAGAGCTGTTCAGGCAAAAAGACAACCTGGTTCATCATTTAAGCCGATAGTTTATACAGCAGCAATTTTAAATGGATATACAGAAATATCTATAGTCAAAGATGAACCTGTATCTATCTGGGATCCACAGAAAGGTGAAGAATGGACTCCAAGAAATTATGAAAAAGAATACAACGGTGAAGTTACAGTCCGAGAAGCACTTACCCGAAGCTTAAATGCTGCAGCAGTTAATACATTACTGGAAGTGGGATATAATCCTGTTATTTCTCTGGCATACAAAATGGGTATAAAAACTAAGCTTATGAAAGTTCCATCCCTTGCGTTAGGAAGTATTGATGTATCTCCTATTGAAATGGCGACAGTCTATTCAACATTTGCAAATAATGGAGTTAGATGTAATCCTTATTTTATAGAAAAAGTAGTTGATTCTAACGGTAATGTGGTATATCAGCATACCTCTCAATGTCAGAAGGTTATTCCAGAAGATGAAAACTCAATAATGGTTGATTTACTCCAGGCTGTTGTTCAGGAAGGAACAGGAGTCAGAGCAAAAGTTCTGGGATTTCCTGTAGCTGGAAAAACAGGAACTACCAACGATTATACAGATGCGTGGTTTGCAGGTTTCTCAACAAAACTTACAACTGTGGTATGGGTAGGATATGACTATAAAAAAACTATAGGAAGAAAAATGACCGGAGCTAAAGCAGCATTGCCTATATGGATAGATATTATGGCAACAGCCCACACAGATAAAGAAGTTCCAGGATTTAGCCATTCTCCTAACACACATTATCTTCCTATTGATTTATCAACCAGAGCGATTGCCACAGAAAACTGTCCTGCTGAAAAAATTCTGTTTATCAAAGGAACAGAACCTATGATAGACTGTGAGGGTAATATAATAGTAGGTAGCCAGCAAAACAATAATGACAACAATTTCCTATATGATATAAAAGGAGAATAG
- the trpB gene encoding tryptophan synthase subunit beta, with the protein MKYKLPDNRGYFGEFGGKFLPETLIPALEELEREYEKIKNDGDFQRELVYYLQEYAGRPTILYFARRLTEAVGGAKIYLKREDLLHTGAHKINNTLGQVLLTKKLGKKRIIAETGAGQHGVSTATAASLFGLECVVYMGEEDAERQALNVFRMRLLGAKVEIVKAGSRTLKDAVNEALRDWVTNVKTTHYVIGSALGPHPFPVIVRDFQSVIGRETKEQIMEIEGRLPDAVVACVGGGSNAIGMFYPFIEDENVRLIGVEAAGYGLETGQHAASINGGSVGVLHGMKSYFLQNEWGQIEHTHSISAGLDYPGVGPEHAYLKESGRAEYITATDEEALEGFLLLSRTEGIIPALESSHAVIKGVEIARELGKDGIVVINLSGRGDKDVQQVKNFLDTNPDVFERLEDNLKTKYRGL; encoded by the coding sequence ATGAAATATAAGCTACCAGATAATAGAGGATATTTTGGAGAATTTGGTGGTAAGTTTTTACCTGAGACATTAATACCCGCATTAGAAGAACTTGAAAGAGAGTATGAAAAAATAAAAAATGATGGAGATTTTCAAAGGGAGCTTGTTTATTACCTTCAGGAATACGCAGGCAGACCGACAATCTTATATTTTGCCCGTAGATTAACAGAGGCTGTAGGTGGTGCAAAAATATATCTTAAAAGGGAAGACCTATTACATACAGGTGCCCACAAAATTAATAACACTTTAGGCCAGGTTTTACTTACAAAAAAATTAGGTAAAAAAAGAATAATCGCAGAAACAGGTGCAGGTCAGCATGGAGTATCAACAGCAACAGCAGCTTCACTATTTGGCCTTGAATGTGTTGTTTATATGGGAGAGGAAGACGCAGAAAGGCAGGCCTTAAATGTTTTCAGAATGAGATTATTAGGTGCAAAAGTTGAAATTGTAAAAGCCGGAAGCAGGACACTAAAAGATGCTGTAAACGAAGCCTTAAGAGACTGGGTTACCAATGTCAAAACAACCCATTATGTTATAGGTTCAGCACTTGGACCCCATCCATTCCCTGTTATAGTTAGAGATTTTCAGTCTGTTATCGGAAGGGAAACCAAAGAACAAATTATGGAAATAGAAGGAAGACTCCCTGATGCAGTTGTTGCATGTGTGGGTGGTGGTAGCAATGCAATAGGAATGTTTTACCCATTTATAGAAGATGAAAATGTTCGTCTTATCGGTGTTGAAGCAGCTGGATATGGACTTGAAACAGGCCAGCATGCAGCAAGCATAAACGGTGGTTCAGTTGGTGTTCTACATGGAATGAAAAGTTATTTCTTACAAAATGAATGGGGACAGATTGAACATACACACTCAATATCAGCAGGGCTTGACTATCCAGGAGTTGGACCTGAACATGCATATCTAAAAGAATCAGGTAGAGCAGAATATATAACAGCAACTGATGAAGAGGCATTGGAAGGATTTTTACTTTTATCAAGGACAGAAGGAATTATCCCTGCCCTTGAAAGTTCTCATGCAGTAATAAAAGGTGTGGAAATAGCAAGAGAATTAGGGAAAGATGGAATCGTAGTTATAAATCTTTCAGGTAGAGGGGATAAAGACGTTCAGCAAGTTAAAAACTTTTTGGATACAAATCCTGACGTATTTGAAAGACTTGAGGATAATTTAAAAACAAAATACAGAGGACTTTAA
- the rlmN gene encoding 23S rRNA (adenine(2503)-C(2))-methyltransferase RlmN — protein MINLKDFNYGELERWVRQQGWKKFRAKQLAKWIYNKKAGSYDEMTDLSKEIRNYLKENTKLNALELITYEESKEDGSIKFLWRLEDGHTVETVFIPEKNHYTLCVSTQVGCAVGCTFCYTTKDGLIRNLTTAEIIDQYIQSQRFVGLDRRISNVVFMGMGEPLANYDNVKKAVQIMTDERMLGLSNRKITISSSGIIHQIKRMYEDKSFPQVRLAVSLNAADQETRTKIMPISETNTLEDLMKTLNSLPVKNGYRIMLEYVLIKDINDRPEDAHKLARLIGKNKKRYKVNLIPFNPHPGSPFERPDEERVNKFHQILWQYNIGAFVRWSKGKDISAACGQLRKKNIEGKKITFISPKSLKV, from the coding sequence ATGATAAATCTAAAAGATTTTAACTACGGTGAGCTTGAAAGATGGGTAAGGCAGCAAGGCTGGAAAAAGTTTAGAGCAAAACAGCTTGCCAAATGGATTTATAACAAAAAGGCCGGTTCCTATGATGAGATGACAGACCTTTCAAAAGAAATCAGGAACTACCTCAAAGAAAATACAAAATTAAATGCCCTAGAGCTGATTACTTATGAAGAGTCAAAAGAAGACGGTAGTATAAAGTTTTTATGGAGACTGGAAGACGGACATACAGTAGAAACTGTTTTTATTCCTGAGAAAAACCACTATACCCTTTGTGTATCAACACAGGTTGGTTGTGCTGTAGGCTGCACCTTTTGTTATACAACAAAAGACGGCCTTATCAGAAACCTTACAACAGCAGAAATAATAGACCAGTATATCCAATCCCAGAGATTTGTTGGACTGGACAGAAGAATATCTAATGTAGTTTTTATGGGAATGGGAGAACCACTTGCAAATTATGACAATGTAAAAAAAGCTGTTCAAATTATGACAGATGAAAGAATGCTTGGCCTTTCAAATAGAAAAATAACAATATCTTCCAGCGGTATAATTCACCAGATTAAAAGAATGTATGAAGACAAATCCTTTCCTCAGGTTAGACTTGCTGTGTCATTAAATGCCGCAGACCAGGAGACAAGAACCAAAATAATGCCTATTTCGGAAACAAACACACTTGAAGACCTTATGAAAACTTTGAACTCACTGCCTGTTAAAAATGGCTATAGAATTATGCTGGAGTATGTTCTTATCAAAGATATAAATGACAGACCTGAAGATGCCCATAAACTTGCCAGATTAATAGGAAAAAATAAGAAAAGATACAAAGTCAATCTTATACCATTTAATCCTCATCCAGGTTCACCATTTGAAAGGCCTGATGAGGAAAGGGTCAATAAGTTCCACCAGATACTATGGCAGTATAATATTGGTGCATTTGTTAGATGGAGTAAGGGAAAGGATATATCCGCAGCCTGCGGACAGCTTAGAAAGAAAAATATAGAAGGAAAGAAAATAACTTTTATATCTCCAAAAAGTTTAAAGGTTTAA
- the acnB gene encoding bifunctional aconitate hydratase 2/2-methylisocitrate dehydratase, whose amino-acid sequence MSFLEEYRKHVEERAKLGIPPLPLNKKQVEELVELLQQVPIVEEEYLMDLFLNRVPPGVDDAAFVKAKFLADIIEGKAKSLAITPVHAVQILGTMLGGYNVEPLVKALSHKDEEIAKEAAKALKNTLLVYDYFNDVVELAKEGNKYAQEVLESWANAEWFTSKEPLPEKITVTVFKVPGETNTDDLSPAREASTRSDIPLHALSMLQAKMPDAIQKIQELKKKGHPVAFVGDVVGTGSSRKSATNSLMWWIGEDIPYVPNKRRGGIVIGGVIAPIFFNTWEDSGGLPIIADVSKLETGDVIDIYPYEGKIVKNGEVVATFELKPNTLPDEVRAGGRIPLIIGRNLTRKAREVLGMPEENIFIRPQQPPEKEGVGYTLAQKIVGRACGMKGVRPGMYVEPQVLTVGSQDTTGAMTRDEIKELAALSFGADLVMQSFCHTAAYPKPADVKLQLTLPQFIIKRGGVSLRPGDGVIHSWLNRMVLPDTVGTGGDSHTRFPIGISFPAGSGLVAFAAVTGTMPLNMPESVLVRFKGEIQPGITVRDLVNAIPYFAIKQGLLTVEKQGKKNIFAGRILEIEGLENLKVEQAFELSDASAERSAAACTVKLNKEPVIEYIQSNIALLEKMIEAGYQDARTLQRRIDKMKAWLDNPELLEADENAEYAAVIEIDLNEIKEPILACPNDPDDVATLSEVLADERRPKNIDEVFVGSCMTNIGHFRAVGEILRGEGQVPTRLWIVPPTKMDERRLVEEGYYNIYGIAGARTEVPGCSLCMGNQARVKDGAVVMSTSTRNFDNRMGKDAKVYLGSAEIAAICSILGRLPTVEEYHKFMAEKIAGKEDKVYKFLNFHELPEEELDILVADALYTF is encoded by the coding sequence ATGAGCTTTTTAGAAGAATACAGGAAACACGTTGAAGAAAGAGCCAAACTTGGAATTCCTCCACTTCCACTTAACAAAAAACAGGTTGAGGAACTTGTAGAGCTTCTTCAGCAGGTTCCAATAGTTGAAGAAGAGTATCTTATGGATTTATTCCTTAACAGAGTTCCCCCAGGGGTTGATGACGCAGCGTTTGTAAAGGCTAAATTCCTTGCTGATATCATTGAAGGAAAAGCAAAATCCCTTGCTATAACACCTGTTCATGCGGTTCAGATACTTGGAACAATGCTTGGTGGTTATAATGTTGAACCACTTGTAAAAGCACTCTCCCATAAAGATGAAGAAATTGCGAAAGAGGCTGCAAAGGCTTTAAAAAATACACTTTTAGTATATGACTACTTTAATGATGTTGTTGAGCTTGCAAAAGAAGGAAATAAATATGCACAGGAAGTTTTAGAAAGCTGGGCAAATGCAGAATGGTTCACATCAAAAGAACCACTCCCAGAAAAAATAACTGTTACAGTTTTCAAAGTCCCAGGGGAAACTAACACAGATGATCTTTCTCCTGCAAGGGAAGCTTCAACAAGAAGTGATATTCCACTACACGCACTTTCAATGCTTCAGGCAAAAATGCCAGATGCAATACAAAAAATACAGGAGCTTAAGAAAAAAGGCCATCCTGTTGCATTTGTCGGTGATGTTGTTGGAACAGGTTCTTCAAGGAAATCTGCAACAAACTCTCTTATGTGGTGGATAGGTGAGGATATCCCTTACGTTCCAAACAAAAGAAGAGGGGGCATTGTAATAGGTGGAGTTATAGCTCCTATCTTCTTCAACACATGGGAAGATTCTGGTGGACTTCCAATAATAGCTGATGTTTCTAAGCTTGAAACAGGAGATGTTATAGATATTTATCCATACGAAGGAAAAATTGTTAAAAATGGTGAAGTTGTTGCAACTTTTGAGCTTAAGCCAAATACACTTCCAGACGAAGTTAGAGCAGGTGGAAGAATTCCTTTAATCATCGGAAGAAATCTTACAAGAAAAGCAAGAGAAGTTCTTGGAATGCCTGAAGAAAATATCTTTATCAGACCACAGCAGCCACCTGAAAAAGAAGGCGTCGGATACACACTTGCCCAGAAAATAGTCGGTAGAGCCTGTGGAATGAAAGGTGTAAGACCTGGAATGTATGTTGAGCCTCAGGTTCTTACAGTAGGTTCTCAGGATACAACAGGAGCAATGACAAGGGATGAGATTAAAGAGCTTGCTGCTTTATCTTTTGGTGCTGACCTTGTAATGCAGTCTTTCTGCCACACAGCAGCATATCCAAAGCCAGCTGACGTTAAATTACAGCTTACACTTCCTCAATTCATAATAAAAAGAGGTGGTGTATCCCTAAGACCTGGTGATGGTGTTATCCACTCATGGCTTAACAGAATGGTTCTTCCTGATACTGTTGGAACAGGTGGAGACTCCCACACAAGATTTCCAATTGGAATATCTTTCCCGGCAGGTTCAGGACTTGTTGCTTTTGCAGCTGTTACCGGAACAATGCCTCTTAATATGCCTGAATCTGTATTGGTTAGATTCAAAGGTGAAATACAACCGGGTATCACAGTTAGAGACCTTGTTAATGCAATTCCATACTTTGCTATCAAACAAGGACTTTTAACTGTTGAAAAGCAAGGTAAGAAAAATATCTTTGCAGGAAGAATACTTGAGATAGAAGGACTTGAAAATCTCAAGGTTGAACAGGCTTTTGAGCTTTCTGATGCATCTGCAGAAAGAAGTGCTGCAGCGTGCACGGTAAAACTAAACAAAGAACCGGTTATTGAATACATCCAGTCAAACATTGCTCTTCTTGAGAAAATGATAGAAGCTGGATATCAGGATGCAAGAACACTCCAAAGAAGAATAGACAAGATGAAAGCATGGCTTGATAACCCTGAACTTCTTGAAGCAGATGAAAACGCTGAATACGCAGCTGTTATAGAAATTGACCTTAATGAGATTAAAGAGCCTATCCTCGCATGTCCAAACGACCCAGATGATGTTGCCACCCTCTCAGAAGTTCTTGCAGATGAAAGAAGACCTAAAAATATAGATGAAGTATTCGTTGGTTCTTGTATGACAAATATAGGACACTTTAGAGCTGTTGGTGAAATTCTCAGAGGAGAAGGACAGGTTCCAACAAGACTGTGGATTGTTCCACCAACTAAGATGGATGAAAGAAGACTTGTTGAGGAAGGATATTACAACATCTACGGTATAGCAGGAGCGAGAACTGAAGTCCCAGGATGTTCTCTCTGTATGGGTAATCAGGCAAGGGTTAAAGATGGCGCTGTGGTAATGTCAACATCCACAAGAAACTTTGATAACAGAATGGGTAAAGATGCTAAAGTCTACCTTGGTTCTGCAGAGATAGCGGCTATCTGTTCTATACTTGGAAGATTACCAACTGTGGAGGAATACCACAAATTTATGGCAGAGAAGATCGCAGGCAAAGAAGATAAAGTTTATAAATTCCTTAACTTCCATGAACTTCCAGAAGAAGAACTGGATATTCTTGTAGCAGACGCTTTATACACTTTCTAA